A stretch of Rhizobium sp. TH2 DNA encodes these proteins:
- a CDS encoding helix-turn-helix domain-containing protein, translating to MKAQKILAWNIRKIRVELGLSQEKLAMEAGVERAYFGKLEQGTENVTVAIVDAIATALAVPVSELFRQPLENEEMPKPLRAGRKKP from the coding sequence ATGAAAGCACAAAAGATATTAGCTTGGAATATTCGCAAAATTCGGGTCGAACTCGGCCTGTCGCAAGAGAAACTCGCGATGGAAGCTGGCGTTGAACGCGCGTATTTTGGCAAGTTGGAACAAGGAACCGAAAACGTCACGGTCGCTATCGTGGACGCCATCGCAACGGCCTTGGCCGTGCCGGTATCCGAACTTTTCAGACAACCGCTGGAAAACGAAGAAATGCCGAAGCCGTTGCGGGCGGGTCGAAAAAAACCCTGA
- a CDS encoding organic hydroperoxide resistance protein has translation MTTIDKVLYTGKTHTTGGRDGFSKSSDGQLDIKLSPPGSTKTGTNPEQLFAAGWSACFLGAIGIAAGKRQIKLPEGTAVDAEVDLGTAEGGYFLQARLHVSLPGIERALAQLLLEEAHQTCPYSKATRGNINVELTVA, from the coding sequence ATGACCACGATCGACAAGGTTCTCTATACCGGCAAGACCCACACCACCGGCGGCCGCGACGGCTTTTCGAAGAGCAGCGACGGCCAGCTCGACATCAAGCTCTCGCCTCCCGGCAGCACCAAGACCGGCACCAATCCCGAACAGCTCTTCGCTGCCGGCTGGTCGGCATGCTTCCTCGGCGCCATCGGCATTGCTGCCGGCAAGCGCCAGATCAAGCTGCCTGAGGGCACTGCCGTCGATGCCGAGGTAGACCTCGGAACCGCCGAGGGCGGGTATTTCCTGCAGGCCCGTCTCCATGTCAGCCTGCCGGGCATCGAGCGGGCTCTCGCGCAGTTGCTGCTCGAAGAAGCCCACCAGACCTGCCCCTATTCGAAGGCCACGCGCGGCAACATCAATGTCGAGCTGACGGTTGCCTGA
- a CDS encoding ATP-binding protein gives MTAKAKPHTLGLWPRSLRSRLFVILFAGLAVAYGLSFSILFIERYMSAKAVMLGTLETDVATSIAILDRLPANERPDWLTRLSRGSYRFVLGPGESGVPDLSGRAAEIAGRIEEAAGHKFPLRVELIPGDGRRLQAHLTLSDGSPLTIDVTPRGVMPIAEWLPYVLAIQMALLLLCTWFAVRLAIRPLAQLASAANALDPNRKSAPMSEEGPSEVAHAARAFNAMRERIAHYLEERVQILAAISHDLQTPITRMRLRAEMADESVERGKLIRDLGEIERLVQDGIAYARSAHGNVEKMSRIDIASFIESITYDYQDTGKAVSVISKAEGTVLTKPHALRRILSNFIDNALKFAGEAEISVERRDGNAIAITVMDRGPGIPDDQLDAAMQPFYRLEQSRNRETGGTGLGLAIAQQLATAIGGSIRLYNREGGGLAAEVIVP, from the coding sequence ATGACCGCAAAAGCCAAGCCCCATACGCTCGGCCTCTGGCCGCGCTCCCTGCGATCCCGGCTTTTCGTCATCCTGTTTGCCGGTCTCGCCGTGGCTTATGGGCTTTCGTTCAGCATCCTCTTTATCGAACGCTATATGTCGGCGAAGGCCGTCATGCTCGGCACGCTCGAAACCGATGTCGCGACCTCGATCGCCATCCTTGACCGGCTGCCTGCGAATGAACGGCCGGATTGGCTCACTCGGTTGAGCCGGGGCAGCTACCGCTTCGTACTGGGGCCAGGCGAGTCAGGCGTGCCCGATCTGTCTGGCCGTGCCGCCGAGATCGCCGGCAGAATCGAGGAGGCGGCGGGGCACAAGTTTCCCTTGCGGGTCGAGTTGATCCCGGGCGACGGCCGGCGGCTGCAGGCGCATCTCACCCTCAGCGACGGTTCGCCGCTGACGATCGACGTGACCCCGAGAGGGGTGATGCCGATCGCGGAATGGCTGCCTTATGTCCTGGCGATCCAGATGGCGCTCCTCCTCCTCTGCACTTGGTTTGCCGTGCGGCTGGCGATACGGCCGCTGGCACAACTCGCCTCAGCGGCGAATGCGCTGGACCCCAACAGAAAAAGCGCCCCGATGAGCGAAGAAGGACCAAGCGAGGTCGCCCATGCGGCGCGCGCGTTCAATGCGATGCGCGAACGAATCGCCCATTATCTCGAAGAGCGGGTGCAGATCCTGGCTGCGATCTCGCACGACCTGCAGACGCCGATCACCCGCATGCGGCTGCGCGCGGAAATGGCGGACGAATCGGTCGAGCGGGGCAAGCTGATCCGCGATCTCGGCGAAATCGAGCGGCTGGTGCAGGATGGCATCGCCTATGCCCGCAGCGCGCATGGCAATGTCGAGAAGATGTCGCGCATCGATATCGCATCCTTCATCGAGAGCATCACCTACGACTATCAGGATACGGGAAAGGCCGTGAGCGTTATCAGCAAGGCGGAGGGCACGGTCCTGACCAAGCCCCATGCGCTTCGCCGTATCCTGTCGAATTTCATCGACAATGCATTGAAATTCGCGGGAGAAGCAGAGATCAGCGTCGAGCGGCGCGATGGGAATGCGATTGCCATCACCGTGATGGATCGCGGGCCGGGCATTCCCGACGATCAACTCGATGCCGCGATGCAGCCCTTCTACCGGCTCGAGCAATCGCGCAACCGGGAAACCGGCGGCACCGGTCTCGGCCTCGCCATCGCACAGCAATTGGCCACCGCGATCGGCGGCTCGATCCGGCTCTACAATCGCGAGGGCGGCGGCCTGGCTGCCGAAGTCATCGTCCCCTGA
- a CDS encoding response regulator, translating into MEHIDHVLIVDDDREIRELVSSYLTKNGLRATAAADGRQMRKFLETNTVDLIVLDVMMPGDDGLVLTRELRAGKHKATPILMLTARSDEMDRIIGLEMGADDYLPKPFAARELLARIKAVLRRTRMLPPNLQISEAGQLLTFGDWQLDTVGRHLIDKQGTEIALSGAEYRLLRVFIDHPQRVLNRDQLLNLTQGRDSELFDRSIDLMVSRLRQRLGDDAREPAYIKTVRSEGYVFSVPVEISEPRQ; encoded by the coding sequence ATGGAACATATCGACCACGTCCTGATCGTCGATGACGATCGCGAGATTCGCGAACTGGTCTCGAGCTATCTGACCAAGAACGGGCTCCGCGCCACGGCTGCCGCCGATGGCCGCCAGATGCGCAAGTTTCTCGAGACCAACACGGTCGATCTCATCGTGCTCGATGTGATGATGCCCGGCGATGACGGATTGGTGCTTACCCGCGAACTGCGGGCCGGCAAACACAAGGCGACGCCGATCCTGATGCTGACAGCGCGCAGCGACGAGATGGACAGGATCATCGGCCTCGAAATGGGAGCGGACGACTACCTGCCGAAGCCCTTTGCGGCCCGCGAACTGCTCGCCCGCATCAAGGCCGTGTTGCGGCGGACGCGCATGCTGCCACCCAACCTGCAGATCTCGGAAGCCGGCCAATTGCTGACCTTCGGCGACTGGCAGCTCGACACGGTCGGCCGGCATCTCATCGACAAGCAGGGCACGGAGATCGCGCTCAGCGGCGCGGAGTATCGGCTGCTGCGCGTCTTCATCGACCATCCGCAGCGGGTGCTTAATCGCGACCAGTTGTTGAACCTGACGCAGGGGCGCGATTCCGAGTTGTTCGACCGCTCGATCGATCTGATGGTCAGCCGCCTGCGCCAGCGCCTCGGCGACGATGCGCGCGAGCCGGCCTATATCAAGACGGTACGGAGCGAGGGCTATGTCTTTTCGGTTCCCGTCGAGATTTCGGAGCCGCGCCAATGA
- a CDS encoding alpha/beta fold hydrolase, producing the protein MTVEINLERRRLFGMAALTVAAVELGLVSPARAATSKASSGTIPATRAAPHTSFETLKSIKAGDLEIGYAEAGPRDGPVALLLHGWPYDIHSYVDVAPILAAEGYRVVVPHLRGYGTTRFLSSATPRNSQQSALAADMIALMDALGIDSAIIAGYDWGARTACIMAALWPERCRALVSVSGYLIGSQAINAKPLPPKAELAWWYQFYFATERGRLGYAANTHEFARLIWQTASPTWAFDDATFERSAKSLDNPDHVAITIHNYRWRLGVEDGEARFDAYEETLAKGPKISVPTITMEGDANGAPHPEPAAYAAKFSGKYQHRTITGGIGHNLPQEAPREFAQAVLDVVRL; encoded by the coding sequence ATGACCGTTGAAATCAACCTCGAACGCCGCCGCCTGTTCGGCATGGCCGCCCTGACTGTCGCTGCCGTGGAACTCGGGCTCGTGAGCCCCGCCCGCGCGGCGACCAGCAAGGCGAGCAGTGGCACTATCCCGGCGACGCGCGCAGCGCCCCATACGTCGTTCGAAACACTGAAGAGCATCAAGGCAGGCGATCTCGAAATTGGTTATGCCGAGGCCGGGCCGCGGGATGGACCGGTCGCGCTGCTCCTGCACGGCTGGCCATACGACATCCACAGCTATGTCGATGTGGCGCCTATCCTCGCCGCCGAGGGTTATCGGGTGGTCGTGCCGCATCTGCGTGGCTATGGCACGACGCGGTTCCTGTCTTCGGCGACGCCGCGCAACAGCCAGCAGTCGGCGCTGGCAGCCGACATGATTGCGCTGATGGACGCGCTTGGCATCGATTCGGCGATCATCGCCGGCTATGATTGGGGTGCTCGCACCGCATGTATCATGGCCGCACTTTGGCCCGAACGCTGCCGCGCACTCGTCTCGGTCAGCGGCTACCTGATCGGCAGCCAGGCAATCAATGCCAAGCCGCTGCCGCCGAAGGCTGAACTCGCCTGGTGGTATCAATTCTATTTCGCGACCGAGCGTGGGCGCCTGGGCTACGCAGCCAATACACACGAATTCGCGCGCCTTATCTGGCAGACGGCCTCGCCGACCTGGGCGTTCGACGACGCCACCTTCGAGCGATCGGCCAAGTCGCTCGACAATCCCGACCATGTGGCGATCACCATCCATAACTATCGCTGGCGGCTCGGGGTCGAGGATGGCGAAGCCCGCTTCGATGCCTATGAGGAAACGCTCGCCAAAGGCCCGAAGATCTCCGTGCCGACCATCACGATGGAAGGTGACGCCAACGGCGCGCCGCACCCGGAGCCAGCGGCCTATGCGGCCAAGTTCTCGGGCAAGTACCAACACCGCACCATCACAGGCGGCATCGGCCATAACCTGCCGCAGGAGGCGCCGCGGGAATTCGCACAGGCGGTTCTCGATGTGGTTCGCCTCTAG